A window of Bacillus rossius redtenbacheri isolate Brsri chromosome 4 unlocalized genomic scaffold, Brsri_v3 Brsri_v3_scf4_1, whole genome shotgun sequence contains these coding sequences:
- the LOC134541581 gene encoding zinc carboxypeptidase-like codes for MWLVRIALLAAALAAAQGAGARFDNYRVYSVRPVSPAQLAALSRLHGESSGLSFWTDVAHNRSVHVMAPPHMFPEFEEMVASLGMDFEVYIEDVQKLIDNQQSGDKSEATFGWTSYHRVDEIHAWLRSLSARYPGVVTLLNVGKSTEGRDLLGVKVSYKRGNKGIFIEGGIHAREWIAPATVTYILNQLLTSTDSQVRSMAQEFDWYFFPSTNPDGYEYTHTTNRMWRKTRSRTNLLCYGADPNRNWGFHWNEGGTSTNPCADTYHGSAPFSEPETRLLADYISTISSNLKIYLAVHSYTQVILTPYGIAGLRPANENTLLSIGQVAAQALAKRYDTQYQVGNIVDIMYVATGSSADWVVGTQHVPLSFIYELRDTGRYGFLLPAEQIVPTGEETLDSLVALVNAAKKTF; via the exons ATGTGGCTCGTGAGGATCGCTCTGCTCGCGGCGGCGCTGGCGGCGGCCCAGGGCGCCGGGGCGCGCTTCGACAACTACCGCGTGTACAGCGTGCGGCCCGTCAGCCCGGCGCAGTTGGCAGCCCTGAGCCGGCTCCACGGGGAGTCCTCCGGG TTGTCCTTCTGGACGGACGTGGCGCACAACAGGTCCGTGCACGTGATGGCGCCCCCTCACATGTTCCCAGAGTTCGAGGAGATGGTCGCCAGCCTGGGCATGGACTTCGAAGTGTACATCGAAGACGTGCAGAA GCTCATCGATAACCAACAGTCCGGAGATAAAAGCGAAGCAACTTTCGGCTGGACCTCATACCATCGAGTGGATGAG ATACACGCGTGGCTGAGGTCGCTGAGCGCCAGGTACCCGGGCGTCGTTACGCTGCTGAACGTGGGCAAGTCCACTGAAGGGCGCGACCTGCTGGGTGTCAAGGTCTCCTACAAGCGCGGCAACAAGGGCATCTTCATCGAGGGAG GCATCCACGCGCGGGAGTGGATCGCGCCAGCCACGGTCACCTACATCCTCAACCAGCTGCTGACGAGCACCGACTCCCAGGTCAGGAGCATGGCGCAGGAGTTCGACTGGTACTTCTTCCCCAGCACCAACCCCGACGGCTACGAGTACACGCACACCACG AACCGAATGTGGCGCAAGACCAGGAGTCGCACCAACCTGCTCTGCTACGGAGCGGACCCCAACAGGAACTGGGGCTTCCACTGGAACG AGGGCGGCACCAGCACCAACCCTTGCGCCGACACGTACCACGGCTCAGCCCCGTTCTCCGAGCCGGAGACGAGGCTGCTGGCGGACTACATCTCCACCATCTCCTCCAACCTGAAGATATACCTGGCCGTGCACAGCTACACTCAGGTCATCCTCACGCCGTACGGCATCGCCGGCCTGCGCCCCGCCAATGAGAACACTCTG TTGTCGATCGGCCAAGTGGCCGCTCAAGCTCTCGCCAAGCGTTACGACACCCAATATCAAGTGGGAAATATAGTAGATATCATGT acgtggcgacgggcagcaGCGCGGACTGGGTGGTGGGCACGCAGCACGTCCCCCTCTCCTTCATCTACGAGCTGAGGGACACCGGGCGGTACGGCTTCCTGCTGCCCGCGGAACAGATCGTCCCGACCGGCGAGGAGACGCTGGACTCCCTGGTCGCTCTCGTCAACGCAGCCAAGAAGACCTTCTGA